TAGGGGACCCGTGAGCCGTCGGCCAGCACGACGTCCTGCCGCTCCCGGTCGACCGCACGGACCGCGGTGCCGCGCTGCACGCTGACGCGCGGGTGGGCGGGGGAGGGCATGGCGATCGACGACAGGCCGCGGGACCCGGCGACGACATCGCTCAGGAGCACACGGTTGTAGGGCTCGCAGGCCTCCTCGCCGAGGACGGTGACGAGGTGCTCGCCCGCGACATCGGCCGTGGTGAGGTCCTCGACGAAGCGTGATCCGACCATCCCGTGGCCGATGACGACGACGTGGCTCATGCGATGGCCTCCTGGGCGCTGGTGGGGGCGGCAGCCCGGGTGGCCCGGACCTCGACCGCGCAGACCTTGAGCTCCGGCATCGACGAGATCGGGTCGACTGCGTCGTTGGTGACGCGGTTGACGCTCCCCGTGCCGGGGTGGTGGAAGGGCATGAAGACCGTGTCCGCCCTGACCCGGTCGGTCACCCTGGCCGGTGCCGTGACGCGGCCGCGGGCGGTGACGAGCTCGACCTCCTCGCCCTCCTCGACGTCCAGCCGGTGGGCGAGCAGCGGGTGGATCTCGACGAAGGGGGTGGGCTGGGCCGCGAGCAGTGCCGGCACCCGCCGTGTCTGCGCGCCCGACTGGTAGTGCTCGAGCACCCGCCCGGTGATGAGGAAGAGCGGGGCGTCGACTCGCAGCTCCTCGGCCGGCCCGACGTGGTCGACGGCAATGAACCGCGCCCTGCCGTCCGGGGTCGGGAAGCGGTCGAGGAGGGCGCGCGGGGTGCCCGGGTGAGGCGCCTGCCCTTCGTCGGTGGCGGGGCAGGGCCAGTGCAGGTCGGGCTCGCGGTCGAGGCGTGCGTGGGACAACCCGGAGTAGTCCGCGCGTCCGCCGGCGCTCGCCCGGGCCAGCTCGTCGAAGACCTCCGCCGGGTCGGTCGACCACGATCCCGGGGCCCCGAGGCGCCGGGCGAGCTGCGACCAGATCCACAGCTCGGAGACGACTCCTGCCGGTGGGTCGATCGCCGCGCGGCGCCTGATGACGCGGCCCTCGAGGTTGGTCATCGTCCCCTCCTCCTCGGCCCACTGGGTGACGGGCAGGACGATGTCGGCGAGCAGCGAGGTCTCGCTCGGGAAGATGTCGCAGACGACGAGCAGGTCGAGCGCCTGCAGACGGTCGGCGACGGCGTCCGCGCGCGGTGCGCTGACCACCGGGTTGGCCCCGTGCACGAGCAGGGCGCGCGGACCGCCGGGCCTGCCGAGTGCCTGCAGCAGCGCGACGGCCGGGAGCCCCGGACCGGGCAGGTCCTCGGGGTCGACACCCCACACGCCCGCGACGTGCTCGCGTGCCGCGGGGTCGGTGATCGACCGGTAGCCGGGCAGCTGGTCGGCCTTCTGCCCGTGCTCGCGGCCGCCCTGCCCGTTGCCCTGGCCGGTGAGGGCGCCGTAGCCGCTCCCTTCGCGCCCGACGAGCCCGAGCGCGAG
The genomic region above belongs to Janibacter limosus and contains:
- a CDS encoding molybdopterin oxidoreductase family protein — translated: MTDSHCPYCALQCAMTLTRDEGSVPPLVVAGREFPTNRGGLCRKGGTSAELLRAPDRLTAPLVRDADGVLREATWEVALDLLADRLRTIAVEHGPDAVAVFGGGGLTNEKAYQLGKFTRIALRSKNIDYNGRFCMASAAAAANRSLGLDRGLPFPVADLDAAHAVLLLGSNVAETMPPFVPHLSGARDAGGLVVVDPRRSATADLTEEGRGMHLQPVPGTDLVVLQALLHVLVAEGLVDEPYLSARTTGWQDLARSVAAWWPERAEQVCGVPADEMRRAARLLAAASPARGGAGAYVLTGRGVEQSRQGTATVTAAINLALALGLVGREGSGYGALTGQGNGQGGREHGQKADQLPGYRSITDPAAREHVAGVWGVDPEDLPGPGLPAVALLQALGRPGGPRALLVHGANPVVSAPRADAVADRLQALDLLVVCDIFPSETSLLADIVLPVTQWAEEEGTMTNLEGRVIRRRAAIDPPAGVVSELWIWSQLARRLGAPGSWSTDPAEVFDELARASAGGRADYSGLSHARLDREPDLHWPCPATDEGQAPHPGTPRALLDRFPTPDGRARFIAVDHVGPAEELRVDAPLFLITGRVLEHYQSGAQTRRVPALLAAQPTPFVEIHPLLAHRLDVEEGEEVELVTARGRVTAPARVTDRVRADTVFMPFHHPGTGSVNRVTNDAVDPISSMPELKVCAVEVRATRAAAPTSAQEAIA